From the genome of Pseudomonas helvetica:
CGTCGAGGCGCAGATCGAGGTCATTCAATTCACTGGCCTGGACCAGCCCCAAGTGACGGCTAGGCAATTCGATTCCGGTTTCCCGGGACAAGGCGCCGTACCAGCGCAAGCCTTCAGTGAGGCTGCCTTCGAGCAATTGCGCGTGACGCAAGGTGCCGACGCGGTTGGCCAAGACACCAGCAAACGGCAAGTCCGGCTGATAACGTGCGAGCCCCAACGCCAGCGCGCCGAAGGTCTGAGCCATGGCGGTGCCATCGATCACGCCCAGCACCGGCACACCGAAATGCCGCGCCAGATCGGCGCTGGACGGCGTGCCATCGAACAACCCCATCACGCCTTCGATCAAAATCAGATCAGCCTCAGCGGCGGCTTCCCACAACAGCCGACGACTTTCCTGCTCGCCGACCATCCACATGTCCAGTTGATACACCGGCGCACCGCTGGCGCGCTCGAGAATCATCGGATCGAGAAAGTCCGGACCGCATTTGAACACCCGGACCTTGCGCCCCTGATTGCGATGCAAACGGGCCAGCGCCGCGGTGACAGTGGTCTTGCCCTGACCGGAAGCCGGCGCGGCAATCAGTACCGCCGGGCAAAAACGCGGCTCACTCACAGCTCAACGCCTTTCTGCGCTTTGATCCCGGCCTGGAAAGCATGCTTGATCATGCCCATTTCGGTAACGGTGTCCGCCAGTTCGATCATTTCCGGCTTGGCACCACGACCCGTGACTACCACGTGTTGCATCGGCGGACGCGCCTGCAAGTCGCTGAGCACCTGATCAAGGTCCAGATAACCGTGCTTGAGGGCGATATTCAGTTCATCGAGCACCACCAGACCAATGGCCGGGTCACGCAGCAATTCGCGGGAGACGTCCCATGCGGCCTCGGCGGCGGCGATATCGCGCTGGCGATCCTGGGTTTCCCAGGTGAAACCTTCGCCCATCACGTGGAAGCGCACTTGTTCCGGGAACCGCCGGAAGAACAGCTCCTCGCCGGTACTGCTGCGCCCCTTGATGAACTGCACCACGCCGCACTGCATGCCGTGGCCCATCGCCCGGGCGAGCATGCCGAACGCAGAACTGCTTTTGCCCTTGCCGTTGCCGGACAGGACCAGCAGCAAGCCGCATTCATTCGGCGAGTTGGCAATGCGCTCATCGATCACGGCTTTCTTGCGCAGCATGCGTGCCAGATGGCGTTCGTCACGATCGGGGGAATCAGTCATGGGGGGAGCTCTCCGTTGAGGCTGGATAACGGCGGGCAGGCATAGAAATAGACGGCAAGAAGCCTGGCATCGCCCACCGTGATGCCGCTGGATGGATCAGGCCGGTCTCCGGGCTCATAAGCGGCTGACGCCTGACTGCGCGCCTTCCCATATCGACCTTCGACACAGTGGCTCAAAGCGCAGCTTTTACTCATTTACCGTTGCGGGGGCAGCGCCGGGATCGTCGCCCGCTCTGTCAAAGAACGCGCCCTCACCGGCTTCCCTGTTTCACTCGGTCGACCACAGGGTCACAGAGCACCTGAAACAAGTCGCGAAGGTTAGAGGGTTGGGGGTGGAGCGTCAATTAAAGCCGGGGGCTCATCAATGGATAGAAACCGATCCCGATCAATAAACTGGCGCCAATCTTGTGCCACACTGAAAGCGGTGATATCAAAGAGCCACAACCTTACATTACAAGAACAAAGAGGGGGCAACATGCAAGGCATGATCATCAGTAACCCGAAGCTGGAATTCCTGCGCCCGGTACTGGAACGCTGGTTCGAGTGCATCGACCGTTACAACGCGGTACGC
Proteins encoded in this window:
- the cobO gene encoding cob(I)yrinic acid a,c-diamide adenosyltransferase, with product MTDSPDRDERHLARMLRKKAVIDERIANSPNECGLLLVLSGNGKGKSSSAFGMLARAMGHGMQCGVVQFIKGRSSTGEELFFRRFPEQVRFHVMGEGFTWETQDRQRDIAAAEAAWDVSRELLRDPAIGLVVLDELNIALKHGYLDLDQVLSDLQARPPMQHVVVTGRGAKPEMIELADTVTEMGMIKHAFQAGIKAQKGVEL